One segment of Haloplanus natans DSM 17983 DNA contains the following:
- a CDS encoding aminotransferase class IV, whose translation MQYHVNGRLVDASEATISVEDRGFLYGDAAFETCRAYGGTVFEWEAHRDRLERTCETVGMAGAVPADLDERILATLEANGLDDAYVRASVTRGAQPGKLTPAETVDPSVVVIVKPLPRSGVDGESVWDGPAEVRTVERRRIPEAAMPADAKTHNYLDGILARLELRGTDADECLVRDTEGAVAEGATSNVFFVEDGTLKTPSVAVPILPGVTRAVVLDLAAELGVPVETGSYAPEAVRTADEAFLTNTTWEVRPVATVDDASVGGGPVTDDIATAFDRRVEACYRDGR comes from the coding sequence GTGCAGTACCACGTGAACGGCCGGCTGGTCGACGCGAGCGAGGCGACGATCAGCGTCGAGGATCGGGGCTTTCTCTACGGCGACGCCGCCTTCGAGACGTGTCGTGCCTACGGCGGAACGGTGTTCGAGTGGGAGGCCCACCGGGACCGGTTGGAACGCACCTGCGAGACGGTGGGGATGGCCGGGGCCGTCCCCGCCGACCTCGACGAACGGATACTGGCGACGCTGGAGGCGAACGGCCTCGATGACGCGTACGTCCGCGCGTCTGTGACGCGGGGGGCCCAGCCCGGCAAGTTGACGCCGGCCGAGACGGTGGACCCCTCGGTCGTGGTGATCGTCAAGCCACTCCCGCGGAGCGGCGTCGACGGCGAGTCCGTGTGGGACGGCCCCGCCGAGGTGCGGACGGTCGAGCGGCGGCGGATTCCGGAGGCGGCGATGCCCGCCGACGCCAAGACGCACAACTACCTCGACGGGATTTTGGCACGACTGGAGCTTCGGGGGACGGACGCGGACGAATGTCTCGTCCGGGACACCGAAGGCGCCGTCGCGGAGGGGGCGACGAGCAACGTCTTCTTCGTCGAGGACGGGACGCTCAAGACGCCCTCGGTCGCCGTACCGATCCTGCCGGGCGTGACGCGGGCCGTCGTCCTCGACCTGGCGGCCGAACTGGGGGTGCCCGTAGAGACGGGGAGCTACGCTCCGGAGGCGGTTCGGACCGCCGACGAGGCGTTCCTGACGAACACGACGTGGGAGGTGCGTCCGGTGGCGACCGTCGACGACGCCTCCGTCGGCGGCGGGCCGGTTACCGACGACATCGCGACGGCGTTCGATCGCCGGGTCGAGGCGTGCTACCGGGACGGGAGGTGA
- a CDS encoding DUF5813 family protein has translation MTETAGRAARAFRDHGGFERAGDCRFESTTTTFDAVVDAVDSEGRIDYAVRVRVPSLSAAVDGDVAAVVEEGWLETFELRVGDVDGVVRGDHDFDPAVDLTAGEVVVEFGFTDIDERRGVDDAAAIINYVEGTYVQGIIPGYDYVEPVDGLVDRARQAGER, from the coding sequence ATGACCGAGACAGCCGGACGGGCCGCGCGGGCGTTCCGCGACCACGGCGGGTTCGAGCGTGCCGGCGACTGCCGATTCGAGTCGACGACGACGACGTTCGACGCCGTGGTCGACGCGGTGGACAGCGAGGGACGGATCGACTACGCCGTGCGGGTTCGGGTGCCGTCGCTCTCGGCGGCCGTCGACGGCGACGTGGCGGCGGTGGTAGAGGAGGGCTGGCTAGAGACGTTCGAACTCCGCGTCGGCGACGTCGACGGCGTCGTGCGCGGCGACCACGATTTCGACCCGGCCGTCGACCTGACCGCTGGCGAGGTAGTCGTCGAGTTCGGGTTCACCGACATCGACGAGCGGCGGGGCGTCGACGACGCGGCGGCGATCATCAACTACGTCGAGGGCACCTACGTCCAGGGGATTATCCCCGGCTACGACTACGTCGAACCGGTCGACGGCCTCGTCGACCGGGCGCGGCAGGCGGGCGAACGGTAG
- the tmk gene encoding dTMP kinase, producing the protein MLLTLEGLDGSGKTTAWRALRDRYPDAVFTREPTDSWYGEAVARSIADADADPLAELFLYTADHADHLSRVIRPALDEGSLVVSDRYSDSRIAYQAATLADHLDDPLGYVRSIHEPFSRPPDTTLYLDVDPDTAAERSGGTNKFERADYLSVVRENYERLLADDPERFVRIDATQPPQAVLDDVLDAADRLI; encoded by the coding sequence ATGCTCCTCACGCTGGAGGGTCTCGACGGCAGCGGCAAGACGACGGCTTGGCGGGCGCTTCGCGACCGCTACCCCGATGCCGTCTTCACGCGCGAGCCGACCGACTCCTGGTACGGCGAGGCCGTCGCCCGCTCCATCGCCGACGCCGACGCCGATCCGCTGGCCGAACTCTTCCTCTACACCGCCGACCACGCCGACCACCTCTCCCGCGTGATCCGCCCGGCGCTCGACGAGGGATCGCTCGTCGTCTCCGACCGCTACTCCGACTCACGGATCGCCTACCAGGCGGCGACACTCGCCGACCACCTCGACGACCCCCTCGGATACGTCCGCTCGATTCACGAGCCGTTTTCGCGCCCGCCCGACACGACGCTGTATCTCGACGTCGACCCCGACACCGCCGCCGAGCGAAGCGGCGGCACGAACAAGTTCGAACGCGCCGACTACCTCTCCGTCGTCCGCGAGAACTACGAACGACTGCTCGCGGACGACCCCGAGCGGTTCGTCCGCATCGACGCCACGCAACCGCCACAGGCCGTCCTCGACGATGTCCTCGACGCCGCCGACCGCCTCATCTAG
- a CDS encoding complex I NDUFA9 subunit family protein yields the protein MKILVTGGSGFVGRHLCRELKARGHSVTALSRRPNEGDLPGGVEKAMGDVTAYDSLLEPMRGMDAVVNLVALSPLFKPSGGDSMHDTVHRQGTRNVVDAAEETGVEKIVQMSALGADPNGATAYIRAKGEAEEIVKSSSLRYVVFRPSVIFGDGGEFVPFTKKLAPPYLTPLPGGGKTRFQPIWIGDLTPMLADAVEDETYDGGVYELGGPEKRTLADIAKLVHGNEGRPVTVVPVPMAMAKIGLSVLGSLPGAPMGADQYRSLQFDNTTAHNDVEAFGVDESELTTLGDYLAER from the coding sequence ATGAAGATTCTTGTAACCGGCGGGAGCGGGTTCGTCGGCCGACACCTGTGCCGCGAACTGAAAGCGCGCGGACACTCGGTGACCGCACTCTCGCGGCGGCCGAACGAGGGCGATTTGCCCGGCGGCGTCGAGAAGGCGATGGGCGACGTGACGGCGTACGACTCGTTGCTCGAACCGATGCGCGGGATGGACGCCGTGGTCAATCTGGTCGCGCTGTCGCCGCTGTTCAAGCCCTCCGGCGGCGATTCGATGCACGATACGGTGCACCGACAGGGCACCCGGAACGTCGTCGACGCGGCGGAGGAGACGGGCGTCGAGAAGATCGTCCAGATGAGCGCGCTGGGCGCCGATCCGAACGGGGCGACGGCCTATATCCGGGCGAAAGGCGAGGCCGAGGAGATCGTCAAATCGTCGTCGTTGCGCTACGTCGTCTTCCGGCCGTCGGTCATCTTCGGCGACGGGGGCGAGTTCGTCCCGTTCACGAAGAAACTCGCCCCGCCGTATCTCACCCCCTTGCCCGGCGGGGGCAAGACGCGGTTCCAACCCATCTGGATCGGTGATCTGACCCCGATGCTCGCCGACGCCGTCGAGGACGAGACGTACGACGGTGGCGTATACGAACTCGGCGGGCCGGAGAAGCGAACGCTCGCGGATATCGCCAAACTCGTCCACGGCAACGAGGGGCGTCCGGTGACGGTGGTCCCCGTCCCGATGGCGATGGCGAAAATCGGCCTGTCGGTGCTGGGATCGCTCCCAGGCGCGCCGATGGGCGCCGACCAGTACCGCTCGCTCCAGTTCGACAATACGACCGCACACAACGACGTCGAGGCCTTCGGCGTCGACGAGTCGGAGCTGACGACCCTCGGCGACTACCTGGCCGAGCGCTGA
- a CDS encoding tubulin/FtsZ family protein: protein MKLAMIGFGQAGGKVVDKFLEYDQRTGSEIVRAAVAVNTAKADLMGLEHIPQEQRVLIGQSRVKGHGVGADNELGAEVAEEDIGEVQGAIDGIPVHEVDAFLIVAGLGGGTGSGGAPVLAKHLKRIYTEPVYGLGILPGSDEGGIYTLNAARSFQTLVNEVDNLLVFDNDAWRQTGESVQSGYDEINEEIVKRFGILFGAGEVRKGQEVAESVVDSSEIINTLSGGGVSTVGYARETVERKGKSGGLLSKLTGNDESIEDQLDSANTTNRITSLVRKAALGRLTLPCEIDGTERALLVMAGPSAYLNRKGIERGRKWLEEQTGSMEVRGGDYPINNSDFVASAILLSGVTNVPRIKELQQVAIEAQDNINEIREESEANLQNLVEDDEDELESLF from the coding sequence ATGAAACTGGCTATGATCGGGTTCGGACAGGCCGGTGGGAAGGTCGTCGACAAATTCCTGGAGTACGACCAGCGGACCGGGAGCGAGATCGTCCGCGCGGCGGTCGCGGTCAACACGGCCAAAGCCGACCTGATGGGCCTGGAGCACATCCCGCAGGAGCAACGAGTGCTCATCGGCCAGTCCCGAGTGAAAGGGCACGGGGTGGGCGCTGACAACGAACTCGGTGCGGAGGTCGCCGAGGAGGACATCGGCGAGGTTCAGGGCGCCATCGACGGCATCCCGGTCCACGAAGTCGACGCCTTCCTGATCGTCGCCGGCCTCGGTGGGGGCACCGGGAGCGGTGGAGCGCCCGTCCTGGCGAAACATCTCAAGCGCATCTACACCGAACCCGTCTACGGGCTGGGCATCCTCCCCGGCAGCGACGAGGGCGGAATCTACACGCTCAACGCCGCCCGATCGTTCCAGACGCTCGTCAACGAAGTCGACAACCTCCTCGTCTTCGACAACGACGCCTGGCGACAGACCGGCGAGTCCGTCCAGAGCGGCTACGACGAGATCAACGAGGAGATCGTCAAGCGGTTCGGCATCCTCTTTGGCGCGGGCGAAGTCCGCAAGGGACAGGAAGTGGCCGAGTCCGTCGTCGACAGCTCCGAGATCATCAACACGCTCTCGGGCGGCGGCGTCTCCACCGTCGGCTACGCCCGCGAGACGGTCGAGCGCAAGGGGAAGTCGGGAGGGCTGCTCTCGAAGCTCACCGGCAACGACGAGTCCATCGAGGACCAGCTCGACTCCGCCAACACGACCAATCGTATCACCAGCCTCGTTCGCAAGGCCGCCCTCGGTCGCCTGACCCTCCCCTGTGAGATCGACGGCACGGAACGCGCCCTCCTCGTGATGGCCGGGCCCTCCGCTTACCTCAACCGGAAGGGGATCGAGCGCGGCCGGAAGTGGCTCGAAGAGCAGACCGGCAGTATGGAGGTCCGCGGCGGCGACTACCCCATCAACAACAGCGACTTCGTCGCCTCCGCCATCCTGCTGTCCGGCGTCACGAACGTGCCCCGCATCAAGGAGCTCCAGCAGGTCGCCATCGAGGCACAGGACAACATCAACGAGATCCGCGAAGAGAGCGAAGCTAATCTACAGAACTTGGTCGAAGATGACGAGGACGAACTGGAATCGCTCTTCTAG
- the cofC gene encoding 2-phospho-L-lactate guanylyltransferase, which produces MRLLVPFEATRPKTRLDGVLDPGERATFARAMLRDVLDACREAGHDPEVVATGPVATADVPVTVDDRPLSAAVNARLGGDDPLGVVAADLALLTPAAVDRLVDAAVAADVTIAPGRGGGTNALVVSHPDFRVDFHGASYRDHRRVARAVGADVAVVDSMRLSTDVDEPADLVEVLLHSEGEAAAWLGERFELDAGEGRVGVVRTE; this is translated from the coding sequence ATGCGACTTCTCGTCCCGTTCGAGGCGACACGGCCCAAGACCCGCCTCGACGGGGTCCTCGATCCGGGGGAACGCGCGACGTTCGCGCGAGCGATGCTTCGGGACGTACTCGACGCCTGCCGCGAGGCTGGCCACGACCCCGAAGTCGTGGCGACGGGGCCGGTAGCGACGGCCGACGTGCCGGTGACCGTCGACGACCGCCCGCTCTCGGCGGCCGTGAACGCCCGCCTCGGTGGTGACGACCCCCTCGGCGTCGTCGCCGCGGACCTCGCGCTCCTGACGCCCGCCGCCGTCGACCGTCTGGTCGACGCCGCGGTCGCGGCCGACGTGACCATCGCGCCGGGACGCGGCGGAGGGACGAACGCCCTCGTCGTGTCCCACCCCGACTTCCGCGTCGACTTCCACGGCGCCTCCTACCGCGATCACCGGCGTGTCGCCCGGGCGGTGGGTGCCGACGTGGCGGTCGTCGACTCGATGCGACTGTCGACGGACGTGGACGAACCCGCGGACCTCGTGGAAGTGCTCCTCCACAGCGAGGGCGAGGCCGCGGCGTGGCTGGGCGAGCGGTTCGAACTCGACGCCGGCGAGGGACGGGTCGGCGTCGTCCGGACGGAGTGA